From Cecembia calidifontis, one genomic window encodes:
- a CDS encoding DegT/DnrJ/EryC1/StrS family aminotransferase has protein sequence MPPTKIWLSSPHMGANELKYVQDAFATNWIAPLGPHVDGFEQDLQNFTGVKHAAALSSGTAAIHLALVILGVQPGDLVICQSFTFSGSVNPIAYLGATPVFVDSEKETWNICPQALEEAILACESGKVSGKKQKPAAIIPVHLYGMPAKMQEIMALARKYDIPVIEDAAEALGSTFKGKACGTFGDMGVLSFNGNKIITTSGGGALLSDTEWMVKKAKFLATQARDEAPHYQHTHIGYNYRMSNVLAGIGRGQMEVLPERVAQRRRNFDYYKRGLGNLSGISFLEEPEGFHSNRWLTCMLVDPEKTGGITREDIRKYLWEDNIESRPLWKPMHLQPVFKNAPYYGGKVAEKLFENGLCLPSGSNLREEDLERVVSKIKEVCLKGLKVNA, from the coding sequence ATGCCTCCAACCAAAATCTGGCTTTCTTCCCCTCATATGGGGGCGAATGAACTGAAATATGTTCAGGATGCTTTTGCCACCAACTGGATCGCGCCACTTGGTCCTCATGTAGATGGTTTTGAACAAGACCTGCAAAACTTTACAGGAGTAAAACATGCGGCGGCACTTAGTTCCGGAACTGCTGCGATCCACCTGGCATTGGTTATCCTTGGTGTTCAGCCCGGAGATCTGGTCATCTGCCAAAGTTTTACGTTTTCCGGTTCTGTCAATCCCATTGCCTATTTGGGTGCCACCCCTGTTTTTGTAGATTCGGAAAAAGAGACCTGGAACATATGCCCTCAAGCCCTGGAGGAGGCCATTTTGGCCTGTGAGTCGGGGAAAGTGTCCGGTAAGAAACAAAAACCGGCAGCCATTATTCCGGTCCACCTCTATGGTATGCCTGCCAAGATGCAGGAGATTATGGCTTTGGCCAGAAAATATGACATTCCTGTAATCGAGGATGCTGCCGAAGCCCTGGGGTCTACCTTCAAAGGCAAGGCCTGTGGTACTTTCGGGGATATGGGCGTTTTGAGTTTTAATGGAAACAAGATTATCACCACTTCGGGAGGAGGGGCACTCTTATCCGATACGGAATGGATGGTCAAGAAGGCTAAATTTTTAGCCACCCAGGCCAGGGACGAAGCACCGCATTACCAACATACCCATATCGGTTACAATTACCGCATGAGCAATGTGTTGGCAGGTATAGGCCGTGGTCAGATGGAAGTTTTGCCGGAAAGAGTGGCACAGCGCAGGAGAAATTTTGACTATTACAAAAGGGGATTGGGCAATTTGTCCGGGATTTCATTCCTAGAGGAGCCCGAGGGGTTCCATTCCAATCGTTGGTTGACCTGTATGTTGGTTGATCCTGAAAAGACAGGAGGGATTACCCGGGAGGATATCCGGAAATATCTTTGGGAGGACAATATAGAATCCAGGCCTTTGTGGAAACCCATGCATCTTCAGCCAGTATTTAAAAATGCACCTTATTATGGGGGAAAGGTCGCAGAGAAACTCTTTGAAAATGGCCTTTGCCTACCCAGTGGATCTAATCTTAGGGAGGAGGATTTGGAAAGGG
- a CDS encoding sugar transferase, with translation MIYKNYFKRPIDILGAVVALLLFSPFFILITLILFIQNRGAIFFYQERPGRHQKPFHIIKFKTMTDRRDAEGKLLPDVQRITKAGDVIRKLSLDELPQLINILKGDMSLIGPRPLLFKYIPLYSQEQLRRHEVRPGITGWAQVNGRNSISWTRKFELDLDYINNLSFLMDVKILFLTFWKVFKREGVNQSESRPMQPFNGHN, from the coding sequence ATGATCTATAAAAACTACTTCAAAAGACCCATAGACATATTAGGAGCAGTGGTGGCCTTGTTGCTTTTTAGCCCTTTTTTTATCCTGATTACCCTAATCCTCTTTATTCAAAATAGAGGAGCCATTTTCTTCTACCAAGAAAGACCCGGTAGGCACCAAAAGCCTTTCCATATCATCAAGTTTAAGACCATGACCGATAGGAGGGATGCGGAAGGAAAACTCCTGCCCGATGTGCAGCGCATCACCAAAGCAGGAGATGTCATCCGAAAATTATCTCTGGACGAACTGCCACAATTGATCAATATCCTCAAAGGAGATATGAGCCTGATCGGGCCAAGGCCCCTCTTGTTCAAATACATCCCTCTTTATTCCCAGGAGCAGCTGCGCAGGCATGAGGTCCGTCCTGGCATCACTGGTTGGGCCCAAGTCAACGGGCGTAATTCTATTTCCTGGACTCGAAAATTTGAACTGGATCTTGATTACATCAATAATCTTAGTTTTTTGATGGATGTTAAGATTCTTTTCCTAACATTTTGGAAAGTATTTAAACGGGAGGGAGTGAATCAGTCTGAATCTAGGCCCATGCAACCTTTTAATGGTCATAATTAA
- a CDS encoding sugar-transfer associated ATP-grasp domain-containing protein: protein MLKRILYFGYYLKQLDKEKFTKFLDFTFNQTRKSKLAILSDVISSVFLHNISLLEYFQFRFFDLTDQERKYWAGTGYMYEYQFGMNPKSERHILDDKTLFYKKYGEFFVHQVADLETLKGNQEIAEKLLNNPSAKIVLKVSDGKCGKGVFITQTAEFKPATLVQFMEQEGYELAEEFLIQHPELQRLSPSAVNTVRIFTQLNASNEVELLGCRLRISVNSPVDNMAAGNMAAPIDEKTGVVIGPGVYSDITKTDEVIHPITGVRIEGFQVPFWKETLEMVEKAALKHPQNRSIGWDVVITEKGPGLIEGNHDWCKLLWQLPVKRGLKAELEKYK, encoded by the coding sequence ATGCTCAAAAGAATATTATATTTTGGCTATTATTTAAAGCAACTCGATAAGGAGAAGTTTACCAAATTTTTGGATTTCACCTTCAATCAAACCAGGAAATCTAAATTGGCTATCCTATCTGATGTGATTTCTTCTGTTTTTCTCCATAATATTTCCTTATTGGAATATTTTCAGTTTCGGTTTTTTGATCTCACTGATCAAGAAAGAAAATACTGGGCAGGGACAGGCTATATGTACGAGTACCAATTTGGTATGAACCCAAAATCAGAACGACATATCCTGGACGACAAAACCCTTTTCTATAAAAAGTATGGAGAGTTTTTTGTACATCAGGTAGCAGATTTGGAAACATTAAAGGGTAATCAAGAAATTGCCGAAAAACTCCTTAATAATCCATCTGCAAAAATTGTCCTAAAAGTATCCGATGGAAAATGCGGAAAAGGAGTCTTTATAACGCAAACAGCCGAATTCAAACCAGCTACCTTGGTTCAATTTATGGAACAGGAAGGCTACGAGTTGGCCGAGGAATTCTTAATCCAGCACCCTGAACTTCAAAGGTTATCCCCTTCCGCAGTGAATACGGTAAGGATATTTACCCAGCTGAATGCAAGCAATGAGGTGGAGCTTCTAGGTTGCCGTTTAAGGATATCTGTGAATTCTCCTGTGGACAATATGGCTGCTGGTAATATGGCTGCGCCAATAGATGAAAAAACTGGTGTTGTCATTGGCCCTGGCGTTTACAGCGATATCACCAAAACAGATGAAGTAATTCATCCGATTACAGGTGTCAGGATAGAAGGCTTTCAAGTGCCTTTTTGGAAAGAAACCCTGGAAATGGTCGAAAAAGCAGCTCTGAAACATCCCCAGAATCGATCCATCGGCTGGGATGTGGTCATCACAGAAAAAGGCCCAGGACTAATTGAAGGAAACCACGACTGGTGCAAACTGCTTTGGCAGTTGCCGGTGAAGAGAGGATTGAAAGCTGAATTGGAAAAGTATAAGTGA